The following proteins come from a genomic window of Salvia hispanica cultivar TCC Black 2014 chromosome 4, UniMelb_Shisp_WGS_1.0, whole genome shotgun sequence:
- the LOC125220762 gene encoding uncharacterized protein LOC125220762 — MGGLLARLTLWKSLVVIGLFLNLVVNIENPQLLFKRRGQSQPSSIVNDNHSSNRTNLSHIAFGMIGSVKTWPQRRGYLEAWWRPNKTRGYVFLDEAPPPELLPWPSTAPPYRVADDLSGLFRAITDPRVAQMVHGILELVREEGDGVRWVVMGDDDTVVFLDNIVDVLADLDHNKYYYLGWHSETMMSNYWLSFEQAFGGGGTVMSYPLARAVAADMDGCLARYADGYWSDLITMRCIADVGVNLTPHKGLHQVDLLGDFSGYLSAHPKVHLVTLHHFCTMDPLFPSMDRIQSTRHLFKAGDVDQSRLLQQTICYHKKTNWSVSISWGYSAQIYEGIMPRSYLQIPIETFTPLAKGRGPPFYMFNTRPRSEDPCEKPHFFFLQSVSNASPQILTTYTRATPRGLPPCNHSVSADSITTIQVTSPPIKRIQIDRCECCDIVRMDRVKLEVGFRECNIDEIIA, encoded by the exons atgggTGGTTTGTTAGCAAGGTTGACCTTGTGGAAAAGCCTTGTAGTCATAGGCCtgtttttgaatttggtaGTCAACATTGAAAACCCCCAACTCTTGTTTAAGAGACGGGGGCAGTCCCAACCGTCATCCATTGTCAATGACAACCACAGCAGCAACCGCACGAATCTGAGCCACATAGCCTTTGGCATGATTGGGTCGGTGAAAACATGGCCCCAACGGCGGGGGTATCTGGAGGCGTGGTGGCGGCCAAATAAAACCCGCGGCTACGTGTTCCTAGACGAGGCCCCGCCCCCAGAGCTCCTTCCGTGGCCATCCACAGCCCCTCCCTACAGGGTTGCGGACGACCTCTCTGGGTTGTTCCGGGCGATAACGGACCCCAGGGTGGCCCAGATGGTGCACGGGATCCTGGAGCTGGTGCGGGAGGAGGGGGACGGGGTGAGGTGGGTGGTGATGGGAGACGACGACACGGTGGTGTTCTTGGACAACATAGTGGATGTACTGGCGGATTTGGATCATAACAAGTACTACTATCTGGGGTGGCATTCGGAGACTATGATGTCGAACTATTGGTTGTCGTTCGAGCAGGCGTTCGGGGGAGGAGGGACGGTGATGAGCTACCCATTGGCGAGGGCGGTGGCGGCGGACATGGATGGGTGCCTTGCTAGGTATGCGGACGGGTATTGGTCGGATTTGATAACCATGAGGTGCATTGCAGATGTTGGAGTGAACCTCACACCTCATAAAGGGCTTCACCAGGTTGATTTACTAGGAGACTTCTCCGGTTATCTCTCGGCCCATCCCAAAGTCCATCTCGTGACTCTCCATCACTTTTGCACAATGGATCCACTATTCCCTTCCATGGATCGCATCCAATCCACGCGCCACCTCTTCAAGGCGGGGGACGTGGACCAGTCCCGCTTGCTTCAACAGACCATCTGCTACCACAAGAAAACCAATTGGTCTGTGTCGATATCATGGGGCTATTCCGCACAAATATACGAGGGAATAATGCCGCGGAGCTACCTGCAAATTCCCATAGAAACGTTCACGCCGTTGGCAAAAGGGCGCGGGCCCCCCTTCTACATGTTCAACACACGCCCAAGGTCCGAGGATCCTTGCGAAAAGCCTCATTTCTTCTTCCTACAATCCGTTTCCAACGCCTCTCCTCAAATCCTTACAACCTATACACGTGCCACCCCTCGGGGCTTGCCACCTTGCAACCACTCTGTCTCTGCTGATTCTATTACTACTATTCAAGTTACTTCGCCGCCAATAAAGCGTATCCAG ATTGATAGATGTGAATGTTGTGATATTGTTCGGATGGACCGTGTGAAACTGGAAGTCGGATTTAGGGAATGCAACATTGATGAGATCATAGCTTAA
- the LOC125220764 gene encoding uncharacterized protein LOC125220764, producing MSGLLARFSLWKSLVLIGLFLNLIVNIENPRLLLPSQSQVSSSIASDDHNRTNLSHIAFGMMGSVKTWPNRRGYLEAWWRPNKTRGYVFLDKAPPPELLPWPSKAPPYRVVDDLSGLFRVTKPRLELMPRMVHGILELMREEREGVRWVVMGDDDTVVFLDNIVDVLAELDHNKYYYLGWHSDSVAANLWFSFNQAFGGGGIVMSYPLARALVADMDGCLLRYADSTSADLITMTCIADVGVNLTPHKGIHQVDLQGDFSGYLSAHPKVHLMTFHHLDAMDPIFPSMDHNQSTRHLFKAADVDQSRLLQQTICYHKKTNWSVSISWGYSAQIYERIMPRSYLEIPIETFTPWAKGRGPPFYMFNTRPRSEDPCEKPHFFFLQSVSNASSHILTTYTRASPRGLPACISAGNHSADSLTTIQVISPPKKRIQIDRCECCDIVRMDGVKVEVGLRECKIDETMA from the exons atgaGTGGTTTGTTAGCAAGGTTCAGCTTGTGGAAAAGCCTTGTACTCATAGGCCTGTTTCTGAATTTGATAGTCAACATTGAAAACCCCCGACTCTTGTTACCGTCCCAATCCCAAGTGTCGTCATCCATTGCCAGCGACGACCACAACCGCACGAATCTGAGCCACATTGCCTTTGGCATGATGGGGTCGGTGAAAACATGGCCCAATAGGCGGGGCTACCTGGAGGCATGGTGGCGGCCTAATAAAACCCGCGGCTACGTCTTCCTAGACAAGGCCCCACCCCCGGAGCTCCTCCCGTGGCCGTCCAAGGCCCCTCCATACAGGGTGGTGGACGACCTCTCAGGGCTCTTCCGGGTCACGAAGCCCCGGTTAGAGCTGATGCCACGGATGGTGCACGGGATCCTGGAGTTAATGCGGGAGGAGCGGGAAGGGGTGAGGTGGGTGGTGATGGGAGACGACGACACGGTGGTGTTCTTGGACAACATAGTGGATGTACTGGCGGAGTTGGATCATAACAAGTACTACTATCTGGGGTGGCACTCGGATAGCGTGGCGGCGAACTTGTGGTTCTCGTTCAACCAGGCGTTCGGGGGCGGAGGGATCGTGATGAGCTACCCGTTGGCAAGGGCGCTGGTGGCGGACATGGATGGATGTCTTCTCAGGTATGCAGACAGCACTTCGGCAGATTTGATCACCATGACTTGCATTGCAGATGTTGGAGTCAACCTCACACCTCATAAAGGAATTCACCAG GTTGATTTACAAGGAGACTTCTCAGGTTATCTCTCAGCCCATCCCAAAGTCCATCTCATGACTTTCCATCACTTGGACGCAATGGATCCAATATTCCCATCCATGGATCACAACCAATCCACGCGCCACCTCTTCAAGGCCGCGGACGTGGACCAGTCCCGGTTGCTTCAGCAGACCATATGCTACCACAAGAAAACCAACTGGTCTGTGTCGATATCATGGGGCTATTCTGCACAAATATACGAGAGAATAATGCCGCGGAGCTACCTGGAAATACCCATAGAAACGTTCACGCCGTGGGCAAAAGGGCGCGGGCCCCCCTTCTACATGTTCAACACACGCCCAAGGTCCGAGGATCCTTGCGAAAAGCCTCATTTCTTCTTCCTACAATCCGTTTCCAACGCCTCTAGTCACATCCTTACGACCTATACACGTGCCAGCCCTCGGGGGTTGCCAGCTTGCATCTCCGCTGGCAACCACTCTGCTGATTCATTAACTACTATTCAAGTTATTTCGCCGCCAAAAAAGCGTATCCAG ATTGATAGATGTGAATGTTGTGATATTGTTCGGATGGACGGTGTGAAAGTAGAAGTCGGACTTAGGGAGTGCAAAATAGATGAGACCATGGCTTAA
- the LOC125220765 gene encoding uncharacterized protein LOC125220765: MGGYLAKFSLWKSLVLIGLFLNLIVNIENPRLLLTRWGPSLLSSIAGDDHNRTNLSHIAFGMMGSVKTWPHRRGYLEAWWRPNKTRGYVFLDKAPPPELLPWPSKAPPYRVVDDLSGLFRVTKPRLELMPRMVHGILELMREEWEGVRWVVMGDDDTVVFLDNIVDVLAELDHNKYYYLGWHSESVVSNLWFSFNQAFGGGGIVMSYPLARALVADMDGCLLRYADSTSADLITMTCIADVGVNLTPHKGIHQVDLHGDFSGYLSAHPKVHVMTFHHFDAMDPIFPSMDHNQSTHHLMKAADVDQSRLLQQTICYHKKTNWSVSISWGYSAQIYERIMPRSYLQMPIETFTPWAKGRGPPFYMFNTRPRSEDPCEKPHFFFLQSVSNASPQILTTYTRATPRGVPACISAGNHSADSITTIQVISPPKKRIQIDRCECCDIVRVDGVKVEVGLRECNIDEIIA, translated from the exons ATGGGTGGTTACTTGGCAAAGTTCAGCTTGTGGAAAAGCCTTGTACTCATAGGCCTCTTTCTGAATTTGATAGTCAACATTGAAAACCCCCGCCTCTTGCTAACGAGATGGGGGCCGTCACTACTGTCATCCATTGCCGGCGACGACCACAACCGCACAAATCTCAGCCATATAGCCTTTGGCATGATGGGGTCGGTGAAAACATGGCCCCATAGGCGGGGCTACCTGGAGGCGTGGTGGCGGCCTAATAAAACCCGCGGCTACGTCTTCCTAGACAAGGCCCCACCCCCGGAGCTCCTCCCGTGGCCGTCCAAGGCCCCTCCATACAGGGTGGTGGACGACCTCTCAGGGCTCTTCCGGGTCACGAAGCCCCGGTTAGAGCTGATGCCACGGATGGTGCACGGGATCCTGGAGTTAATGCGGGAGGAGTGGGAAGGGGTGAGGTGGGTGGTGATGGGAGACGACGACACGGTGGTGTTCTTGGACAACATAGTGGATGTACTGGCGGAGTTGGATCATAACAAGTACTACTATCTGGGGTGGCATTCCGAGAGTGTGGTGTCAAATTTGTGGTTCTCGTTCAACCAGGCGTTCGGGGGCGGAGGGATCGTGATGAGCTACCCGTTGGCGAGGGCGCTGGTGGCGGACATGGATGGATGTCTTCTCAGGTATGCGGACAGCACTTCCGCGGATTTGATCACCATGACTTGCATTGCAGATGTTGGAGTCAACCTCACACCTCATAAAGGAATTCACCAG GTTGATTTACATGGAGACTTCTCAGGTTATCTCTCAGCCCATCCCAAAGTCCATGTGATGACTTTCCATCACTTTGACGCAATGGATCCAATATTTCCATCCATGGATCACAACCAATCCACGCACCACCTCATGAAGGCCGCGGACGTGGACCAATCCCGGTTGCTTCAGCAGACCATATGCTACCACAAGAAAACCAACTGGTCTGTGTCGATATCATGGGGCTATTCTGCACAAATATACGAGAGAATAATGCCGCGGAGCTACCTGCAAATGCCCATAGAAACGTTCACGCCATGGGCAAAAGGGCGCGGGCCCCCCTTCTACATGTTCAACACACGCCCAAGGTCCGAGGATCCTTGCGAAAAGCCTCATTTCTTCTTCCTACAATCCGTTTCCAACGCCTCTCCTCAAATCCTTACAACCTATACACGTGCCACCCCTCGGGGCGTGCCGGCTTGCATCTCCGCTGGAAACCACTCTGCTGATTCTATAACTACTATTCAAGTTATTTCGCCGCCAAAAAAGCGTATCCAG ATTGATAGATGTGAATGTTGTGATATTGTTCGGGTGGACGGTGTGAAAGTAGAAGTCGGACTTAGGGAGTGCAACATAGATGAGATCATAGCTTAA
- the LOC125219192 gene encoding ABC transporter G family member 15-like, whose protein sequence is MVYIFCNAIDCNIQLFPTFIHPNQKSQYKLEGCACKCEHIYMVMEIEISSSSARDVEVGEGAAAFLAWEDLTALLPNSGNGPTRRLLNGLTGFALPGRIMAVMGPSGSGKSTFLDSLAGRLSGNVVTSGNVLLNGKIKKSLHYGIVAYVSQEDVVLGSLTVKESIAYSAALRLPSKQETAELIENTIAELGLEDCADHLIGNWHLRGISGGEKKRLSIALEIITQPHLLFLDEPTTGLDSASAFFVAQSLRSIARRRRTIITTIHQPSTEVFSLFDDLLLLSSGQTVYFGEAAPALEFFAEAGFPCPHTRSPSDHYLRCINADFDDVKIIGTTAEIRAKLLHKYQNSKLAERVRAKIKHFSVTEGLVYEESRGSHARWRKQLMVLIKRSFTNMSRDFGYYWLRILIYIVVSLCVGSVFHDVGSGYHAIMARGACGGFVSGFMTFMAIGGFPSFIEEIKVFNKERLNGHYGVGVYILSNFISSFPFLIVMSFSSVCITYLMVKYHPGFSHFMYAFIDLLLSISVVESCMMVVAALVPNFLMGVVVGAGFIGIMMATAGFFRLLPDLPLIFWKYPISYINYMAWGLQGAYKNDMIGMEFEGPVEGQPKLKGEYVLSSLLGISLRHSKWWDLGAVAVILVAYRLLFFIILKLKERAMPVFHTYYTKRTLHHLRRRPSFRRPLPFPSPSN, encoded by the exons ATGGTATATATATTCTGCAACGCCATTGATTGCAACATTCAACTGTTTCCCACATTCATCCATCCAAATCAGAAATCACAATATAAATTGGAGGGTTGTGCTTGTAAATGTGAACATATATACATGGTCATGGAGATAGaaatatcatcatcatcagcaAGAGATGTGGAGGTTGGCGAAGGAGCGGCGGCATTCCTAGCGTGGGAGGACTTGACGGCCCTCCTCCCCAACTCCGGCAATGGCCCCACCAGAAGGTTGCTCAATGGCTTAACCGGTTTCGCCCTTCCCGGCAGAATCATGGCCGTTATGGGCCCTTCCGGCTCCGGCAAGTCCACCTTTCTTGATTCTCTTGCAG GCAGGCTTTCAGGAAACGTGGTAACTTCTGGGAACGTTCTTCTCAAtggaaagataaaaaagtCGCTTCACTATGGCATTGTT GCTTACGTAAGCCAAGAAGATGTGGTTTTAGGGAGTCTTACAGTGAAAGAAAGCATCGCATATTCAGCTGCCCTGAGGCTTCCCAGCAAGCAAGAGACTGCGGAGCTAATCGAAAACACCATCGCCGAATTAGGATTGGAGGACTGCGCTGATCACCTCATCGGAAACTGGCATTTGAGAGGGATCAGCGGCGGCGAGAAGAAGCGCCTCAGCATCGCCCTCGAGATCATAACGCAGCCGCACCTTCTCTTCCTCGACGAGCCCACCACCGGCCTAGACAGCGCCTCCGCCTTCTTCGTTGCGCAGTCCCTCAGAAGCATTGCCCGTCGCCGCAGAACCATCATCACCACCATTCACCAGCCCAGCACTGaggttttctctctctttgatGATCTCTTGCTCCTCTCCTCCGGTCAAACCGTCTACTTTGGAGAGGCCGCTCCCGCACTTGAG tTCTTTGCTGAAGCGGGATTTCCATGTCCGCACACGAGGAGCCCTTCCGATCATTACCTTCGTTGTATCAACGCAGACTTTGACGACGTAAAGATAATAGGAACCACAGCAGAGATCAGAGCCAAGCTTCTACACAAATACCAAAATTCCAAACTCGCTGAAAGAGTCCGAGCAAAGATCAAACACTTCTCTGTTACT GAAGGATTAGTGTATGAGGAAAGTAGAGGGAGCCATGCAAGATGGAGGAAGCAACTTATGGTTTTGATAAAGCGGTCGTTCACAAACATGTCTCGAGATTTTGGGTATTACTGGCTTCGAATTCTCATCTATATTGTGGTGTCTCTTTGTGTGGGTTCAGTCTTCCACGATGTTGGATCTGGTTATCATGCTATTATGGCTAGAGGAGCATGTGGTGGCTTTGTATCTGGTTTTATGACATTCATGGCCATTGGAGGCTTCCCATCTTTCATTGAAGAAATTAAG GTATTCAACAAAGAAAGGCTCAACGGACATTATGGTGTAGGAGTGTACATACTATCTAACTTCATCTCTTCGTTTCCTTTCTTGATTGTGATGTCATTCAGTTCAGTGTGTATTACATACTTGATGGTGAAGTATCACCCTGGCTTCTCCCACTTCATGTACGCTTTCATCGACCTTCTTCTCTCCATCTCCGTCGTTGAGAGCTGCATGATGGTGGTCGCCGCCCTCGTCCCCAATTTCCTGATGGGAGTCGTTGTCGGTGCAGGTTTCATT ggCATCATGATGGCTACAGCTGGTTTTTTCCGACTGCTTCCTGATCTTCCTTTGATATTTTGGAAATATCCCATCTCTTACATCAACTACATGGCTTGGGGCCTACAA GGGGCCTATAAAAACGACATGATCGGGATGGAGTTCGAGGGTCCAGTTGAGGGGCAACCGAAGCTAAAGGGGGAATATGTTCTAAGCTCATTGCTAGGGATATCTCTACGTCACTCAAAATGGTGGGATTTGGGTGCCGTTGCAGTCATTTTGGTAGCCTATAGATTGTTGTTCTTTATAATACTCAAGTTGAAGGAGAGAGCGATGCCTGTGTTTCATACTTACTATACAAAGAGGACTCTTCACCATCTCAGGCGCCGGCCTTCCTTCCGGAGACCGCTACCTTTCCCTTCTCCTTCCAATTAG
- the LOC125220766 gene encoding uncharacterized protein LOC125220766, with translation MKSRIVVLLILCLTLYQISISCINKQLISPASGVLKSESLNIIPAPTNLSHLLFGILGSEKAWRHRKAYTESWWRPGATRGALFLDKLPSEAWSPTLPPYRVSDDLRGLLINKHDLRASRMVHGILEVMREFAAGDHQQVRWVVMGDDDTIFFVDNIVEVLARLDHTRYFYLGGQSEFLMSGYWFSFEEAFGGAGIIMSYPVAKALAEDMDGCLKRYAYLFSSDNTTKNCIADIGTNLSPQMGSHQIDLLGDISGFLSSHPLSPLLSLHHMDKVEPIFPSRDRFESTRHLMRAAAADQSRMLQQTICHHRQTNWTISIAWGYSAQIYETIFPRSHLQMPLETFKPWSKRRDISLPFYKFNTRAPSIL, from the coding sequence atgaaatcaaGAATTGTAGTGCTGCTGATACTATGCCTAACTTTGTATCAAATCTCCATTTCATGCATAAATAAACAGCTAATTTCCCCAGCTTCCGGTGTGCTGAAATCCGAGTCATTAAACATAATTCCAGCTCCTACTAATCTGAGCCACCTGCTCTTCGGGATACTGGGGTCCGAAAAGGCGTGGCGCCACCGCAAGGCCTACACAGAATCATGGTGGCGGCCGGGTGCCACCCGAGGTGCTCTGTTCCTGGACAAACTCCCATCGGAGGCGTGGTCCCCCACTCTCCCACCTTACAGAGTCTCGGATGACCTCAGAGGTCTACTAATTAACAAGCACGATCTCCGGGCGAGCAGGATGGTGCACGGTATCCTCGAGGTCATGAGGGAATTTGCAGCTGGGGACCATCAGCAAGTGAGGTGGGTGGTGATGGGAGACGACGACACCATTTTCTTCGTGGATAATATAGTGGAGGTGTTGGCGCGGCTGGATCACACCAGATATTTCTACCTTGGGGGGCAGTCAGAGTTTCTAATGTCGGGTTATTGGTTCTCCTTCGAGGAGGCATTTGGTGGAGCCGGGATCATCATGAGTTATCCTGTTGCCAAAGCATTGGCTGAGGATATGGATGGTTGTCTGAAGAGATATGCATACTTGTTTTCTTCTGATAATACAACTAAAAACTGTATTGCGGACATCGGGACCAATCTGTCTCCTCAGATGGGGAGCCATCAGATTGATTTACTTGGCGATATATCTGGTTTTCTATCATCTCACCCTCTTTCCCCCTTACTTTCCCTCCACCACATGGACAAGGTGGAGCCAATATTTCCGTCCAGGGACCGTTTTGAATCGACTCGGCATCTGATGAGGGCTGCAGCAGCCGACCAGTCGAGAATGTTGCAGCAAACAATATGCCACCACAGGCAAACCAACTGGACCATCTCAATTGCATGGGGATATTCAGCACAGATATACGAAACAATCTTCCCGCGCAGCCACCTGCAGATGCCCCTCGAAACATTCAAACCATGGTCAAAGCGTCGAGACATAAGCCTCCCTTTTTACAAGTTCAATACGAGGGCCCCCTCGATATTGTGA